Genomic DNA from Rhodopseudomonas sp. BAL398:
GTGATCCGATACGACAACGTAGACGGTCTCCGGTTCGGTGGTATGTGCTGCGACAGCGACAACATCTCGGCTGGGGAGTCCGTCGTTGCGCTCGATCCAGCTCTTACCGCCGTCCTCGGTTCGCAGTACACCCAATCCCTTTCCCACCACGTAGGTAACACCCTTGGCGGCTGGGGATGGTGCGATGCTGGCTATCTGGCCGTTCTCGGAAGCGGGAATCGGGATCGCTTTCCAGCTTCGTCCGCCGTCGGCGCTCTGATAAAGTGTTCGGCCGTCCGATTTCAATAGCGCATCAGTGCCGCGGTCATAGGCCAGAGCAACGGCAGCGGCATCTTGCTGATTTGCTCCGGCAGTTCGGATTGCCCCGGCCCCGAGAAGGAGCACAATCACCAGCGCCGCGGCACCCAAGTCGCGCGCAAAACCATTAAGCCGTCTCATTGCAATCCCTCATGGGGCTTCAGTCGCAGCACAGTAGAGGGCTGAGCGCCGATCGGGACCGCCGCCCAGCCTTTGTCGGCATCACTTCTTCTCTGGCTCAGCAGGCGCATTCTTCTTTTCCTGGCCTTTCGGCTGGTTGTTGCTCATCATGTTGTTGTGCTGCTCCATCATTTGGCTCATCTGTTTCATCATTTGGCTCATTTGCTTCATCATGCCGACCATTGCGTCCTGGCTGCCTTGCGACATTTCGCCTTGACCCATCATGCCGTGACCGCCTTGCATCATGCCGCCTTGACCCATCATGCCACCGTGACCGCCCCCCATCATCCCGCCTTGGCCCATCATC
This window encodes:
- a CDS encoding WD40/YVTN/BNR-like repeat-containing protein, with translation MRRLNGFARDLGAAALVIVLLLGAGAIRTAGANQQDAAAVALAYDRGTDALLKSDGRTLYQSADGGRSWKAIPIPASENGQIASIAPSPAAKGVTYVVGKGLGVLRTEDGGKSWIERNDGLPSRDVVAVAAHTTEPETVYVVVSDHGVYRSQDAGRNWRLMDRGSQGGIRQLIHSDMTGSMQTGWLFAATAKGVRRTMDCFCLWQDAGKLGTEARSVAYDPRHPDHFYAVTDKGLFRSKDGGENWSQMVWPNANAIAVTFAPSNILYVIDGNGALFRSTDDGNTWTRVDA